The following coding sequences are from one Streptomyces sp. NBC_01485 window:
- a CDS encoding helix-turn-helix domain-containing protein, with protein sequence MEAAQRFERGVDAALIAKDLRVTERTVRRWRKVWREGGFAALKSKGPVSRERLEGGAEADAEEESDPQDESDSVLALGQVLPPGRNGHSIPRHPAAPRHPVRTPPRHTSSRSATRSWMPPTPPGRPGLLWSTPRG encoded by the coding sequence CTGGAGGCGGCGCAGCGGTTCGAGCGCGGTGTCGATGCCGCGTTGATCGCGAAGGACCTGCGGGTCACGGAGCGAACGGTGCGGCGATGGCGCAAGGTCTGGCGTGAAGGCGGGTTCGCGGCGCTGAAGTCGAAGGGGCCGGTGTCGCGGGAGCGGCTGGAGGGCGGAGCTGAAGCGGACGCCGAAGAAGAGTCGGATCCCCAGGATGAATCCGACTCGGTCCTCGCGCTCGGCCAGGTCCTTCCACCCGGCCGGAACGGGCACTCGATCCCCCGCCACCCGGCGGCGCCTCGGCACCCAGTACGTACGCCACCCCGGCACACATCCAGCCGAAGTGCAACACGATCGTGGATGCCACCAACGCCACCAGGTCGGCCAGGACTCCTCTGGTCGACGCCGCGAGGATGA